Proteins from a genomic interval of Youhaiella tibetensis:
- a CDS encoding uracil-DNA glycosylase translates to MTANRPLNDAEMVAALEWYRAVGVDLAVLEEPVDRFAASQMARARPAPPPVAADPVPVAPPASAAGLNADPSEARGLAASATTLDELQSILSAYDGCALKLRATQLVFADGNPEADIMLIGEAPGSEEDRIGKPFVGRSGQLLDRMLGAIGLDRTKVYIANTVPWRPPGNRTPTPEEIALCLPFLHRQIELVAPRIIVTLGGPAMQTVFQTTAGILKSRGQWRELSVGNHTAMAIATLHPAYLLRQPLQKQQAWRDMLALKQKIAAEKLG, encoded by the coding sequence ATGACTGCAAATCGACCGCTAAATGACGCCGAAATGGTCGCGGCCCTCGAATGGTATCGCGCCGTAGGCGTGGACCTCGCCGTTCTTGAGGAGCCTGTCGATCGCTTCGCCGCCTCGCAGATGGCGCGCGCACGCCCCGCGCCGCCGCCGGTCGCTGCCGACCCGGTGCCGGTGGCGCCGCCCGCTTCGGCGGCGGGTCTGAACGCCGACCCTTCCGAAGCGCGCGGCCTGGCCGCCTCGGCCACCACCCTCGATGAATTGCAGTCCATCCTCTCGGCCTATGACGGTTGCGCGCTCAAGCTGCGCGCCACCCAGCTCGTCTTTGCCGACGGCAACCCGGAAGCCGACATCATGTTGATCGGAGAGGCTCCCGGCAGCGAGGAAGATCGCATCGGCAAGCCTTTCGTCGGCCGCTCCGGCCAACTGCTCGACCGCATGCTCGGTGCAATCGGGCTCGACCGCACCAAGGTCTATATCGCCAACACCGTTCCCTGGCGCCCGCCCGGCAACCGCACGCCCACGCCCGAGGAAATTGCGCTCTGCCTGCCGTTTCTTCATCGCCAGATTGAACTTGTCGCGCCCCGGATCATTGTGACCCTGGGTGGCCCGGCAATGCAGACCGTGTTTCAGACCACGGCCGGCATCCTCAAGTCGCGGGGCCAATGGCGGGAGCTCAGCGTGGGCAACCACACGGCCATGGCCATTGCCACGCTGCATCCGGCCTACCTCCTGCGCCAGCCGTTGCAGAAGCAGCAGGCGTGGCGTGACATGCTGGCACTCAAGCAAAAGATCGCGGCAGAAAAGCTGGGCTAA
- a CDS encoding MFS transporter, with protein MTSVVKIYALFLGSCLLMFGGGLQGLLLSVRGAEENFSLLALGLIGTGWSVGFVAGSISVPMLVKRVGHIRAYSVMAVVGTVTILLNLLWINDIGWIVLRAFSGFCFAGAAMIVESWLNEVADNRNRGTIFSIYTTLNMAASTLGQLAMSVTGVSGYLPFVIGAISFILAVLPTALTSTPQPRPLASAKLDVVLLYKTSPVAVIAAFTLGMANGTFGTLAPVYGYAQGLDAAGISVLFAVTAILGASAQIPFGRLSDRVDRRLVMIGLSLAAAITGTLLVIINPSPGIIMYVLFGIYGFAANPIYAIAVAHANDFAKDGSFAKIASGMLLILGIGLAIGPAVASFIMSSYGPVGLFIVTATFHGTLAAVAFWRMKIRPVRDATGRMRFRPMESSKATPETVVLDPRSDPEEAERERASTAAA; from the coding sequence ATGACTTCCGTCGTCAAGATCTATGCTCTCTTCCTCGGTTCCTGCCTGCTCATGTTCGGCGGCGGACTTCAGGGGCTCCTGCTCTCGGTGCGCGGCGCGGAGGAGAACTTCTCCCTGCTGGCCTTGGGCCTGATCGGCACCGGCTGGTCGGTCGGCTTTGTCGCTGGCTCGATTTCCGTGCCGATGCTGGTCAAGCGCGTCGGCCATATCCGCGCCTATTCGGTGATGGCCGTCGTAGGAACGGTCACGATCCTCCTCAATCTGCTCTGGATCAACGACATCGGCTGGATCGTCCTGCGCGCATTCTCGGGCTTCTGCTTCGCCGGTGCCGCCATGATCGTGGAGAGCTGGCTCAACGAAGTCGCCGACAACCGCAACCGCGGCACCATCTTTTCGATCTACACCACGCTCAATATGGCGGCCTCGACCCTGGGTCAGCTCGCCATGTCGGTGACTGGCGTCTCGGGCTACCTGCCCTTCGTGATCGGCGCCATCAGCTTCATTCTCGCCGTCCTGCCGACCGCTCTTACGTCGACGCCCCAGCCCCGTCCGCTGGCGTCCGCCAAGCTCGACGTGGTGCTGCTCTATAAGACCTCCCCGGTGGCGGTCATCGCGGCGTTCACCCTGGGCATGGCCAACGGCACTTTCGGCACGCTCGCCCCGGTCTACGGCTACGCCCAGGGCCTCGATGCCGCCGGCATCTCCGTGCTCTTTGCGGTGACGGCCATTCTCGGCGCCAGCGCCCAGATACCCTTCGGCCGCCTTTCCGACCGCGTCGATCGGCGCCTGGTGATGATCGGCCTGTCGCTCGCAGCGGCCATCACCGGCACGCTCCTGGTGATCATCAATCCGTCGCCCGGCATCATCATGTATGTGCTGTTCGGCATCTACGGCTTTGCCGCCAACCCGATCTACGCCATCGCCGTGGCCCACGCGAACGACTTCGCCAAGGATGGCAGCTTCGCCAAGATCGCCAGCGGCATGCTGCTGATCCTGGGTATCGGCCTGGCTATCGGGCCGGCGGTCGCATCCTTCATCATGAGCAGCTACGGTCCGGTCGGCCTTTTCATCGTCACCGCGACTTTCCACGGCACCCTTGCAGCGGTCGCCTTCTGGCGCATGAAGATCCGTCCGGTGCGCGATGCCACCGGCCGCATGCGCTTCCGCCCGATGGAATCGAGCAAGGCGACGCCGGAAACCGTCGTGCTCGATCCGCGTTCGGACCCCGAAGAGGCCGAGCGCGAAAGGGCCTCGACAGCTGCTGCGTAA
- a CDS encoding DUF2798 domain-containing protein, which translates to MRFRRLPKRYAAVVTPLVLSLIMTFVVSLVATLRSVGASPDLLSLWLQAWALSWAIAFPTLLAVLPLVRRIVMAIVES; encoded by the coding sequence ATGCGCTTCCGGCGCTTGCCGAAACGCTACGCTGCGGTGGTTACACCGCTGGTGCTTTCCTTGATCATGACATTTGTCGTATCGCTAGTTGCGACCCTGCGTTCTGTCGGGGCCTCGCCCGATCTGCTTTCGCTCTGGTTGCAGGCTTGGGCGCTGTCCTGGGCCATCGCTTTCCCCACGCTGCTTGCGGTGCTTCCGCTTGTGCGGCGGATCGTGATGGCGATCGTGGAAAGCTGA
- the moaB gene encoding molybdenum cofactor biosynthesis protein B, with product MFKSERDDKKPFVPLSFFVIAVSDTRTLETDTSGALLKEMIEADGHHVFDRTVVPDVVHQLRARVQGVAADTHIDVIITTGGTGFTGRDVTPEAIEPLFDKRMDGFSVLFHQLSAQNIGTSTIQSRATAGLIGKTFVFCLPGSKGAVRDAWTGILRHQFDYRTKPCNFVEIMPRLQEHLQRLEVEQ from the coding sequence ATGTTCAAGTCAGAGCGCGACGACAAGAAACCCTTCGTTCCGCTGTCCTTTTTCGTCATCGCGGTATCCGACACCCGCACCCTCGAGACCGACACCAGCGGCGCTCTGCTCAAGGAAATGATCGAGGCCGACGGCCACCACGTCTTTGACCGCACCGTGGTGCCCGACGTCGTCCACCAGCTGCGCGCCCGCGTTCAGGGCGTGGCGGCCGATACGCATATCGACGTCATCATCACTACGGGCGGCACCGGCTTTACCGGCCGCGACGTGACCCCCGAAGCCATTGAGCCGCTGTTCGACAAGCGCATGGATGGGTTCTCGGTGCTCTTCCACCAATTGTCGGCTCAGAACATCGGCACCTCGACCATCCAGTCGCGTGCGACGGCCGGTCTCATCGGCAAGACCTTCGTCTTCTGCCTGCCGGGTTCGAAGGGTGCCGTGCGCGATGCCTGGACCGGCATCCTGCGCCACCAGTTCGACTACCGGACCAAGCCCTGCAATTTCGTGGAGATCATGCCGCGCCTGCAGGAGCACCTGCAAAGGCTCGAGGTCGAGCAATAA
- a CDS encoding polyprenyl synthetase family protein gives MALSATAENELAGPSAMDRLLTATQAEMNKVNALILARADSHVDMVPELARYLIEAGGKRLRPMLTVAAALLFGKSNGAHVNFAAAVEFMHNATLLHDDVVDESDLRRGRPAARIIWGNQASVLVGDFLLGQAFMMMVETRDVEALGVLAKAAATMAEGEVFQLAKTRDLSTTASEYDQVIHAKTATLFEAAAEVGAMVGGADAAGREALRTYGVELGNAFQLVDDVLDYRGESGTLGKNTGDDLREGKMTLPIILALADATPAERSLIEGALGNVEVPDETVARVVSILEKYDTLNRTVEKAHAHARAAREALRALPSSEMRTLLGDVAEFSVARAF, from the coding sequence ATGGCCTTGTCGGCGACAGCAGAAAACGAACTGGCCGGTCCCTCCGCGATGGACCGCCTGCTGACCGCAACGCAAGCGGAAATGAACAAGGTGAACGCGCTTATCCTGGCGCGCGCCGATTCGCATGTGGATATGGTTCCCGAACTGGCCCGCTACCTCATCGAAGCGGGCGGCAAGCGCCTGCGGCCGATGCTGACCGTGGCGGCAGCGCTGCTGTTCGGGAAATCCAACGGCGCCCATGTCAATTTCGCGGCAGCCGTCGAATTCATGCACAATGCGACCCTCCTCCACGACGATGTTGTGGACGAGAGCGACCTGCGCCGCGGACGCCCGGCTGCCCGTATCATCTGGGGCAACCAGGCGAGCGTGCTGGTAGGGGACTTCCTGCTCGGCCAGGCCTTCATGATGATGGTAGAGACCCGGGACGTGGAAGCGCTGGGCGTGCTGGCCAAGGCCGCAGCGACCATGGCCGAGGGGGAAGTGTTCCAGCTCGCCAAGACGCGCGATCTTTCGACCACGGCTTCCGAATACGACCAGGTCATCCACGCCAAGACCGCTACGCTTTTCGAGGCGGCGGCCGAAGTTGGCGCCATGGTGGGCGGCGCCGATGCGGCCGGCCGCGAAGCCCTGCGCACCTACGGGGTCGAGCTGGGCAATGCGTTCCAGCTCGTCGACGACGTTCTCGACTATCGCGGCGAAAGCGGCACGCTGGGCAAGAACACCGGTGATGACCTGCGCGAAGGCAAGATGACGCTGCCGATCATCCTGGCTCTGGCCGATGCCACGCCGGCTGAACGGTCCCTGATCGAAGGCGCGCTCGGCAATGTCGAGGTACCCGACGAGACGGTGGCGCGGGTCGTTTCGATCCTCGAAAAATACGACACGCTCAACCGCACGGTCGAGAAGGCGCACGCCCACGCGCGGGCAGCACGCGAGGCCCTCAGGGCATTGCCGTCTTCGGAGATGCGGACGCTCCTGGGCGATGTCGCCGAGTTCAGCGTCGCGCGGGCATTCTAG
- a CDS encoding tRNA1(Val) (adenine(37)-N6)-methyltransferase produces the protein MILGASVSVESKTLLDLGTGSGVAGLVALANIPALSGILVDRDPEALALARLNIEENDIGARATALELDVAAKGSVRKAAGLPAEHFTTVIANPPFFEREAGTLANHQGRASARHMAWEELDLWVKAAATHATPGGEIIFVHVAQALPHLLAAFESRFGALTILPLSPRKGQESTRVLIRGIKGSRAPLRLLSARALHEDAGRGFSREFEAIFRGTGRLVW, from the coding sequence GTGATTCTGGGCGCCTCGGTCTCCGTGGAGAGCAAGACGCTGCTCGATCTGGGCACCGGCTCCGGCGTTGCCGGTCTCGTGGCGCTGGCTAATATCCCCGCGCTTTCAGGCATCCTGGTGGACAGGGACCCAGAGGCGCTGGCGCTGGCGCGCCTCAATATCGAAGAGAACGACATAGGTGCCCGCGCAACGGCGCTCGAGCTCGATGTTGCCGCCAAGGGCAGCGTCCGCAAGGCCGCCGGACTGCCGGCCGAGCACTTCACCACCGTCATTGCCAATCCTCCCTTTTTCGAGCGGGAGGCAGGTACGCTTGCTAACCATCAGGGCAGGGCGTCCGCCCGGCACATGGCCTGGGAAGAGCTCGACCTATGGGTCAAGGCCGCCGCGACCCACGCCACTCCCGGCGGCGAGATCATCTTCGTGCATGTCGCCCAGGCCTTGCCGCACCTGCTCGCAGCCTTCGAGTCCCGCTTCGGCGCCCTTACCATCTTGCCGCTGTCTCCCCGCAAGGGACAGGAATCCACGCGCGTCCTCATCCGCGGCATCAAGGGCTCCCGGGCCCCGCTGCGCCTCCTGAGCGCGCGTGCCCTCCACGAAGATGCCGGTCGCGGCTTCTCGCGCGAGTTCGAGGCCATCTTCCGCGGCACTGGACGGTTGGTCTGGTAA
- a CDS encoding S49 family peptidase: MAGRIRSWIGKLFGHGATVIPVVRLQGVIAADTRPGRLNIAGVAPLLKRAFDMKAAPVVAIIVNSPGGSAVQSRLISKRIRDLAEETGKKVIVFVEDAAASGGYFIAVGADEIIADPSSIVGSIGVISAGFGFVEAIEKLGVTRRVYTAGKNKSTLDPFLPEKREDVDRLNAFALDVHHVFIDHVKTRRAGKLTAPDDELFTGQWWSALSGLRLGLIDGLGDIHQTLRERYGADVQLKAIEPKRPLFALPRFGLSAAAAGSATGEVLASIEDRALWSRFGL; this comes from the coding sequence ATGGCAGGACGAATTCGCAGCTGGATCGGCAAGCTCTTCGGGCACGGGGCAACCGTGATCCCCGTGGTGCGCCTGCAGGGCGTCATCGCCGCCGACACCCGTCCGGGCCGTCTCAACATCGCCGGCGTCGCCCCGCTCCTCAAGCGGGCGTTCGACATGAAGGCGGCGCCCGTAGTCGCTATCATCGTCAATTCGCCCGGCGGTTCGGCCGTGCAGTCTCGCCTGATCTCCAAGCGCATCCGCGACCTTGCCGAGGAAACCGGCAAGAAGGTTATCGTCTTCGTCGAGGATGCCGCGGCCTCCGGTGGCTATTTCATCGCCGTGGGCGCGGACGAGATCATCGCCGACCCGTCTTCCATCGTCGGTTCGATCGGCGTCATCTCCGCCGGCTTCGGCTTCGTCGAGGCCATCGAAAAGCTCGGCGTCACACGCCGCGTCTATACGGCCGGCAAGAACAAATCGACGCTCGACCCCTTCCTCCCCGAGAAGCGCGAAGATGTCGACCGCCTCAATGCCTTCGCCCTCGATGTCCATCACGTTTTCATCGACCACGTGAAGACGCGCCGCGCCGGCAAGCTCACCGCCCCGGACGACGAATTGTTCACCGGCCAGTGGTGGAGCGCGCTGAGCGGCTTGCGGCTGGGCCTCATCGATGGCCTGGGCGACATTCACCAGACGCTGCGCGAACGCTATGGCGCCGATGTTCAGCTCAAGGCCATCGAGCCCAAGCGCCCCCTTTTCGCGCTGCCGCGCTTCGGCCTGAGCGCCGCCGCGGCAGGCTCTGCAACCGGCGAAGTTCTTGCCTCGATCGAGGATCGCGCCCTGTGGTCGAGGTTCGGGCTGTGA
- a CDS encoding glycine--tRNA ligase subunit alpha: protein MTDALPANMDPKRSFQGLILTLQRYWAEQGCVILQPYDMPMGAGTSHTATVLRALGPKHWNAAYVQPSRRPKDGRYGENPNRLQHYYQFQVILKPSPDNIQQLYLDSLAAIGLDSSLHDIRFVEDDWENPTLGAWGLGWECWCDGMEVSQFTYFQQVAGFECSPVSGEITYGLERLAMYVQGVENVYDLNFNGGNGNSKVTYGDVFLQNEQEFSKYNFEAADTDMLFQHFADAEKECRALLEKGQDGDRHTLAVPAYEQVLKAAHNFNLLDARGVISVTERQSYILRIRELAKACGGAWLQTVNGGAA from the coding sequence ATGACCGACGCCCTGCCTGCCAACATGGACCCTAAACGCTCGTTCCAGGGGCTGATCCTGACGTTGCAGCGCTATTGGGCCGAACAGGGTTGCGTCATTCTCCAGCCATACGACATGCCCATGGGCGCTGGTACCTCCCACACCGCCACAGTGCTGCGCGCGCTCGGCCCCAAGCACTGGAACGCCGCTTACGTGCAGCCCTCGCGCCGCCCCAAGGATGGCCGCTATGGCGAGAACCCCAATCGGCTCCAGCACTATTACCAGTTCCAGGTGATCCTCAAGCCGTCGCCCGACAACATTCAGCAGCTCTACCTGGATTCCCTGGCCGCCATTGGCCTGGATTCCTCGCTCCACGACATCCGCTTCGTCGAGGACGACTGGGAGAACCCGACGCTGGGCGCCTGGGGCCTCGGCTGGGAGTGCTGGTGTGACGGCATGGAAGTGAGCCAGTTCACCTACTTCCAGCAGGTCGCCGGCTTCGAATGCTCGCCGGTCTCGGGCGAGATCACCTATGGCCTTGAGCGTCTCGCCATGTACGTGCAGGGCGTCGAGAACGTCTACGATCTCAACTTCAACGGCGGTAACGGCAACAGCAAGGTTACCTATGGCGACGTTTTCCTGCAGAACGAGCAGGAATTCTCCAAGTACAATTTCGAGGCTGCCGACACCGACATGCTGTTCCAGCATTTCGCCGACGCCGAGAAGGAATGCCGCGCCCTGCTCGAAAAGGGCCAGGATGGCGACCGCCACACCCTTGCCGTTCCCGCCTACGAGCAGGTCCTCAAGGCCGCGCACAATTTCAACCTTCTCGACGCGCGCGGCGTGATCTCCGTGACCGAACGCCAGAGCTACATCCTGCGCATCCGCGAACTCGCCAAGGCCTGCGGCGGTGCCTGGCTGCAGACCGTCAACGGCGGCGCTGCCTGA
- a CDS encoding LemA family protein, which translates to MTGLIILLIIVAVLGYAVYLYNSLVRNRQLTQEGWSGIDVQLKRRADLIPNLLETVKGYMTHERETLEAVTNARAAAQAGANAPPEERAKLEGALTGALGRLLAVAEAYPDLKANTTFLDFQQALQGVEDEIQLARRYYNGAVRNLNVAVESFPSAIIANMFKFTKAEYFELENAADRAVPTVKF; encoded by the coding sequence ATGACCGGCTTGATCATTCTGCTCATAATCGTGGCCGTGCTCGGCTACGCCGTCTACCTCTACAACAGCCTGGTGCGGAACCGGCAGCTCACGCAGGAGGGCTGGTCCGGCATCGACGTGCAGCTCAAGCGCCGCGCCGATCTCATTCCCAACCTGCTCGAAACCGTCAAAGGCTACATGACCCACGAGCGCGAGACGCTCGAAGCGGTCACAAATGCCCGGGCCGCCGCCCAGGCCGGCGCCAATGCTCCTCCTGAGGAGCGCGCCAAGCTTGAAGGCGCGTTGACCGGCGCTCTGGGGCGTCTCCTGGCCGTCGCCGAGGCCTATCCCGACCTCAAGGCCAACACCACGTTCCTCGATTTCCAGCAGGCGCTCCAGGGTGTCGAGGACGAGATCCAGCTCGCGCGACGCTATTACAACGGGGCGGTTCGCAATCTCAACGTGGCCGTAGAATCTTTCCCCTCCGCCATCATCGCCAACATGTTCAAGTTCACCAAGGCGGAGTATTTCGAGCTCGAAAACGCCGCCGATCGCGCCGTACCCACCGTCAAGTTCTAG
- a CDS encoding DUF2207 domain-containing protein, with protein sequence MVGLFARLAATFVMLVTLAAPALAAEVIRRFDADIALAKDGTVSVTERISVNAEGYSITRGIFRDIPTTLTNANGSLLRSNLDVISVTRDGHPEQFALEDLENHFKRIRIGNPDVYLRNGMHTYEIRYTMTRMARSFQDHDELYWNVTGNYWNFPIIEASASVTLPEGAVISNLVGYTGPVGSNERAVTVTRTSDNTATFKATRQLDSGEGMSVALAFQKGVLEAPGGLTGLGYWLSDHRDTVLPLVAVLLVLAYNLFAWDMVGRDPPRGTIIPLFHPPKGYSPGLVHYISEMGWKRDGWTAFTASIFDLGVKGLIRIDQTTKKLRITLTGKQPDGQLPPGEALLYGYLNAKGNLTVDTTTGPELNQKRSEFISTLQSENRQVYFRNNTGYVFLGGMLAVLMLGAMVFFEVLDPLWLIVAVIAGVAIGLFTSLFSSFWSGGGFSRFVILVWVGIAGFNLIGAGSDVISGFRVDTAVFAAASIVLITIVFAILLRAPTVQGRRVMDQIDGFKMYINTAEKERLNLINEPPMTIERFESILPFAIALGIEKPWSHYFQSELARNAVAGAAVATYSPGWYSGRDFSSGNFSNTVSTVASSMTSAMVAAQPQSSSSSGFSGGGGGGGGSGGGGGGGGGGGW encoded by the coding sequence ATGGTCGGCCTGTTCGCGCGGCTTGCCGCCACGTTCGTGATGCTGGTCACACTGGCAGCGCCAGCGCTTGCCGCCGAGGTGATCCGCCGCTTCGATGCGGATATCGCGTTGGCGAAGGACGGCACCGTCAGCGTCACTGAGCGCATCTCGGTCAATGCCGAAGGCTACAGCATCACGCGCGGCATCTTCCGCGATATTCCCACAACGCTCACCAACGCCAATGGCTCGCTCCTGCGCTCGAACCTGGATGTGATCTCGGTCACTCGCGACGGGCACCCCGAGCAGTTCGCGCTCGAAGACCTGGAAAACCACTTCAAGCGCATCCGCATCGGCAATCCCGACGTCTACCTGCGGAACGGCATGCATACCTACGAAATCCGCTACACCATGACCCGCATGGCGCGGAGTTTCCAAGACCATGACGAACTCTACTGGAACGTTACGGGCAACTACTGGAACTTCCCGATCATCGAGGCATCGGCGAGCGTAACGCTGCCCGAGGGGGCGGTCATTTCCAACCTCGTCGGCTACACCGGTCCCGTCGGCTCCAATGAGCGGGCCGTGACCGTCACCCGTACCAGCGACAACACCGCCACCTTCAAGGCCACCCGGCAGCTCGATTCAGGGGAAGGCATGAGCGTTGCCCTTGCCTTCCAGAAGGGTGTCCTCGAGGCGCCGGGCGGCCTCACCGGGCTGGGCTACTGGCTTTCGGATCATCGCGATACCGTCCTGCCGCTCGTCGCCGTCCTGCTCGTCCTCGCCTACAACCTCTTCGCCTGGGATATGGTCGGGCGCGATCCGCCCAGGGGCACCATCATTCCGCTCTTCCACCCGCCCAAGGGCTATTCGCCGGGCCTCGTGCACTACATCAGCGAGATGGGCTGGAAGCGCGATGGCTGGACGGCCTTTACCGCCTCGATCTTCGATCTGGGGGTCAAGGGCCTCATCAGGATCGATCAGACCACCAAGAAGCTGCGCATCACCCTGACCGGCAAGCAGCCAGACGGGCAATTGCCGCCGGGCGAGGCGCTTCTCTACGGCTACCTCAACGCCAAGGGTAACCTCACCGTCGACACCACCACCGGTCCCGAACTCAACCAGAAGCGGTCCGAGTTCATCTCCACGCTCCAGAGCGAGAACCGTCAGGTCTATTTCCGCAACAACACGGGCTATGTCTTTCTTGGCGGAATGCTCGCCGTGCTCATGCTGGGCGCGATGGTGTTCTTCGAGGTGCTCGATCCGCTCTGGCTGATCGTCGCGGTCATTGCCGGCGTCGCCATCGGCCTTTTCACGTCGCTCTTTTCGAGCTTCTGGAGCGGCGGTGGTTTCAGTCGCTTCGTGATCCTCGTCTGGGTGGGCATTGCCGGCTTCAATCTCATCGGCGCCGGCAGCGATGTGATTTCGGGCTTCCGCGTCGATACGGCCGTCTTTGCTGCGGCCTCGATCGTGCTCATCACCATCGTCTTTGCCATCCTGCTCCGGGCGCCCACCGTGCAGGGCCGCAGGGTCATGGACCAGATCGACGGCTTCAAGATGTATATCAACACCGCCGAAAAGGAGCGGCTCAACCTTATCAACGAGCCGCCGATGACCATCGAGCGCTTCGAGTCGATCCTGCCCTTCGCCATCGCACTCGGCATCGAGAAGCCCTGGTCGCATTACTTCCAGAGCGAACTGGCGCGCAACGCGGTGGCGGGCGCCGCCGTCGCCACCTATTCGCCCGGCTGGTATTCGGGTCGCGACTTCTCCTCGGGCAATTTCTCCAACACCGTATCCACGGTCGCCAGCAGCATGACCTCGGCCATGGTCGCCGCCCAACCGCAGTCCTCCTCCTCATCGGGCTTTTCTGGCGGTGGAGGCGGTGGCGGCGGGTCCGGTGGCGGCGGCGGTGGTGGAGGCGGCGGGGGCTGGTAG